AACGCGGCGATGCTGCCGCTGGTCGGACAGAAATTGGCGCTCCAGGATAAGAACATCGGCACCAGCCTGATGTCGGCTTGTATCGTTGCCGCACAAGTCGTGATGGTGCCGTTTGCGATGCTGGTCGGCGCTCGGGCCGACCGCTGGGGCCACAAGCGCTTCTTCCTCGCCGCGCTTCTGATCCTCCCCATTCGGGGGGCGCTCTATACGCTCTCGGACAACCCGTTCTGGCTGGTCGGCGTCCAACTGCTCGACGGCGTCGGCGCCGGCATCTTTGGCGCGATCTTCCCGGTCATCGTTGCCGACCTCATGCGCAACACCGGCCGCTTCAACGTCGCGCAGGGCGCGGTCATCACCGCCCAGAGCATTGGCGCGGCTCTGTCGACGACGCTAGCTGGCCTCGTTGTGGTTGGCGCGGGCTACAGTGCGGCCTTCATCACGCTCGGCGCGGTCGCCGCAATCGGCGCCGTGGTCTGCTTCCTTGCTTTGCCCGAGACGCGGCAAATCGCAGATGGCGGTCCGCGCCCGCAGGGGAAGACAGCAAGGCCGGCTTCCGCTATCGCTGCCAAATGAATCCATTCCACCTCAAGGACTGAACGTGCCGTCTGACGCCATCTGGGCCTGGAGCATCATCGTCGCCGCGACCGCGTGCGTCATTATCCGCCCGTTCCGCCTGCCCGAGGCGATCTGGGCCGTGATCGGCGCCGCGGCGCTGGTGCTGCTCGGCTTCCTGCCCTGGCAGGACGCGCTGACCGGCATCGAAAAGGGCATCGACGTCTATCTCTTCCTGATCGGCATGATGCTGATTGCCGAGCTCGCACGGCTCGAAGGCCTGTTCGATTACCTTGCCGCGCTCGCGGTGGAGTATGCAGACGGCTCGCCGCAGCGGCTGTTTTTACTGATCTACCTTGTCGGCACGCTGGTCACGGTGCTCTTGTCGAACGACGCGACCGCGATCGTGCTGACGCCGGCGGTCTATGCCGCAACGCGTGCGGCCGGCGCAAAGCCGCTGCCCTATCTTTTCGTCTGCGCCTTCATTGCAAACGCCGCAAGCTTCGTGCTGCCGATCTCGAACCCCGCCAATCTCGTGGTGTTCGGCTCGCGCATGCCGCATCTGACCGAATGGCTGCGTCAATTCGCCCTGCCCTCGCTCGCCTCGATCGTGCTGACCTATATCGTACTGCGCCTCACCCAGCATCGCGCGCTGAAGGAGGAGAGCATCGAGCGCCGCGTGCCGCACAAGGTGCTCAGCCGCGGCGGCAAGCTGACCGCGATCGGCATTGCCGCAATCGGCGTCGTGCTGATCACGGCCTCCGCGCTCGACAAGCAGCTTGGCCTGCCGACCTTCATCTGCGGCGCCGTGACGACCGGCCTCGTCCTGCTGCTCAGCCGTCAATCGCCCGTGCCGGTGCTGAAGCACGTGTCCTGGAGCGTGCTGCCGCTGGTCGGCGGGCTGTTCGTGATGGTGGAGGCGCTGATCAAGACCGGCGTGATCGGACAGCTCAGCGCGCTGCTGCATCAGGCCGTCGCCCAATCCGTGCCGAAAGCCGCCTGGAGCGTCGGCATCGCCACCGCGATCGCCGACAACATCGCCAACAATCTTCCCGTCGGCCTTGTCGCCGGGTCGATCGTGGCCGCCGATCATCTGCCCACATCGGTCGTCAGCGCCATCCTGATCGGCGTCGACCTGGGGCCGAATTTCTCGATCACCGGTTCGCTCGCCACCATCCTGTGGCTGGTGGCGCTGCGCCGCGAGAAGATCGAGGTCGGCGCCTGGCCCTTCCTCAAATTGGGACTGCTCGTGACACCGCCGGCCCTGATCGCGGCACTGGCGGCGGCGATCCATTAACCGCGCGAGACTTTGCGGCGCATCAATGTGGGCTGTAACGGCCGGCCTATACTTCACCTTGCCGCGCAGCTCATGAGCCGCGGCAAGGAGGTCGATCATGCAAATTCAATCGAAGGCATTGCCGCAGAGCTTCTCCCTGCGCCGCCTGTTTCAGAGCTCTCCCGCGAAAGACGGGTCGTCGCACCCGTTGCTGATCTTCTCGGTGGTGGTGCTGCTGGCCCTGTTCGCGATCGTGGAGATCGACCTGCACAGTGCCCAGCTTCAGGAGGTCGGCCTGCTCGGGCACGGCGCCGGGATCAATCCCGTTTTCCTGAGCCCGTAGCAAGGAAGGCCCGATCGCGGCCATGAGGCCGCGACCGGGTAACGAGCATCCTCAGTCGTTCTCGTAGCCGTAGACTTCCGGCAGGATGAAGATCGCGGCGAGCAATCCGATCAGCGGGAAGATCGCAACGAACAGCGTGGCATTGGCCTGCCCGATCGCTGCGAACAGCGACGGGAACAGGAAGATCGCCAGGAACGACGGCAGCTTCACGAACATGTAGGCGAAGCCGCTCGCGGTGCCGCGATATTTCGGCTTGGCGACCATGGTCGGGATGGTCATGCAGTTCGATGCGTCCCAGTAATGGCCCCACAGCATGGCAGCCGCCGCGAACGGCAGCAGCATCTTGTTGTCGGTATAGAGCGCGAACGCCGCCACCAGCAGCGAGGCCAGCACGATGCCGAACCCGGCGATCGCGATGCCACGATGGCCGATCTTCGGCGTCAGGAGCGGGCCGACCCAGCCGGACAGTGCGGCGAAGCAGAACAGCGCCATCGTGACGAGGTTGTTGCCGAGCACGCTCGACACGCCGACCATCACGAACAGCACCGGCAGATAGAACGCGAAGGTCGAGAACTCGCTGCCTTGCGCGAAGCAGGCGATCCATCCGTACAGCGTGGCGCGCCAGCGGATCGGATCCTTCTTGAGGTCGGCGAGGAAGGCGCGGGTCGAGACCTTCGGCACTTCCACGTCGTGATCCGGCAGCATGTCGAGATTGTCGTTGAACATCTCGCGCGCGACCTGCTTGGCCTCGCGGTAGCGTCCCTTCTGCACCAGCCAGACCGCCGTCTCCGGCACATCATGGCGCATGATCAGGATGATCAGCGCCGGCACCGCGCCGAGGCCGAGCGTCACGCGCCACAGCATCTCGTGCTGCATGTCGATCAAGAGGAAGATCACGATGACGCCGATGGTCAGCACCTCGCCGACGGCAAACATGAACTGCCAGCGGTTGCCCATGACCTCGCGCTCACCCTTGGCCATGGATTCCATGATGTAGGTGTAGCCGGTCGAGATGTCCGAACCGAGCGGGATGCCGAGCAGGAAGCGGATCACGACGAGCCACGTAACGTTCGGCACGAAGGCCTGCGCCAGCGCCAGCACGATGAACAGCACCATCGTGACCAGGAACATGACGCGGCGGCCGATCTTGTCGGACAGCCAGCCGCCGAGCAGCGCACCGATCAGCGCGCCGCCCTGCGTGCCCGCTGCGGCAAGACCGAGCATCAGCGGGTCGGGATTGTACTGCTCGCGGATGAAGATCAGCACGAAGGCGATCGAATAGAGGTCCCAGGCCTCGACCAGGATCGAGGCCATCATCAGCCAGCCGACCTTGTTACCCTTGGGACTGTAGTTCGTGATGAGGTAGCGGACCGCGGCTTCGCTCGCGGTCGGTTGTGGCATGGCCATCGTTGACATTCTTCTTCCTTTCTTCTGAACTCTTTACGTGCCGAGCAGCGGCTCGATGCTGCAATCGAGCAGGCGCGGGTCGATCCCCGCCTCCATGCCCGTGAACATGGAGCCCATGTAGTCGATCAGTGCATCGCTCGCCTTGACGGCATCCTCGGCGCGGCGGTTCGCGACTGCGTTTAGAATACCGAGGTGATGATCGATCGTTCCTGACAGATCGGCCTGCCCTGGCATGAAGCGGTGGTGGATGTAGCCGATGCGGCGGTAGAGCGTGTGCAGCGGCCGCAGCGTGTGCACCAGGAACGGCTCGCCGGCGGCCTCCAGCACCAGCGCGTCGATACGGCGGTCGAGGCTGTTGAACTCGTCGAGGGTCAAAGTTGCGCGACGTTCACGCAGCAGCCGCTCAATGTGCAGCGCCTGATTGCGGTGGGAAAGGCTGGCGCGATCCGCCGCGAGGCGAATGACAAAACGCTCCATGTCGCGGCGCAAGGCCAGCAGCATCCGCTCGCGCGCAAGATCGATCGGCGCGATGTGCAGGCCGTGGCGCGGACGGATGATAATGAGCGTGTCGGCGGACAGACGATTGACGGCGTGATGCACCGGCGTGCGCCCGAAGCCGGTGATGTGCTGCAATTCCAGCATCGTCATGAATTGTCCGGGCTTGAGCTCGCAATGAACAAGGAGCTCTTCGATCTTCTGATAGGCGAGCTCGAAGAAGTTGAGCCGATTGCGTCGCGAGGGCTTGCCCTCGCCGTCGTCGTCGTTTCTCACCACCTCGAGCGCGCGCTTGCGCCGTGCCATGTCGTCCTCTCCCGTCAGGTCCGCGCTCTCGTTGTCGGGCGGCGCCTTATTTGTGGCACCCTTAAAACATGTTGTGATATATTACAAGCAGGCGTAAGACTTCCGCGCGATCTGCAACATGTTGCAATGCAAAATGAGAAGTCGGGCGCGAGGCGCCTTTCGATGGGAGGATAATGGCCGTGAAGATCACGTCGATCGAGACGCTGCGCACCGAGGAATTCTCCAACGTCATCTGGGTACGCATCCACACGGATGCGGGCGTGATCGGTCTCGGCGAGACCTTCTATGGCGCAGGCGCCGTCGAAGCGCAGATCCACGACACGTTCGCGGGCCGCCTGCTCGGCCGCAATCCCCTGCACATCGAGGCGATCCATCGCGACATGCTGAACCTGCCGATGGCGCAGTCCTCGACCGGCGTCGAATATCGTGCGGCGTCAGCGATCGACATCGCGCTGTGGGACCTGTTCGGCAAGGTCTGCAATCAGCCGGTTCACCAGATGCTCGGCGGCCTCTGCCGCGACAAGCAGCGCATCTACAACACCTGCGCCGGCACCCAATATGTCCGCTCCACCAATATCAGCCCGGTCGCCAACTGGAATCTCGGGGCGTCCAAGGGTCCCTATGAAGACCTCGACGGCTTCATGAACCACGCCGATGCGCTCGCCGAGAGCCTGCTTGAAAGCGGCATCTCCGCGATGAAGATCTGGCCGTTCGATCCGGCGGCTCAGGAGAACAAGGGCCTCTACATCACCGCAGCCCAGATGAAGCAGGCGATCGAGCCGTTCGAGAAGATCCGCAAGGCCGTCGGCGACAAGATGGAGATCATGGTCGAGCTCCACTCGCTGTGGAATCTGCCGACCGCCAAACAGATCGCGCGCGCGCTCGAGCCCTACAAGCCGACCTGGTACGAAGACCCGATCCGCATGAACTCGCCGCAGGCGCTGGCCGAATATGCCCGCTCGACCGACGTCTGGGTCTGCGCCAGCGAGACGCTCGGCTCGCGCTTCCCCTACAAGGACATGCTCGACCGCGACGCCATGCATGTCGTGATGGCGGACCTGTGCTGGACCGGCGGCCTCACCGAGGGCCGCAAGATCGCGGCCATGGCCGAGACCTATCACCGCCCCTTCGCGCCGCACGACTGCATCGGCCCGATCGGCTTCATCGCCGCCATCCACATGTCGTTCAGCCAGCCCAACACCTTGATCCAGGAATCCGTGCGCGCCTTCTACAAGGGCTGGTACAATGAGCTCGTCACCACCATGCCCACCATCAAGGACGGCTATGTCTTCCCGATGGAAGGACCCGGCCTTGGCGTCGATCTCCTGCCCGCCGTCTTTGACCGCACCGATCTCACTGTGCGCCGCTCCAACGTCTGAGGAATTTTGAGATGAGCACCACCCTGTTCGACCTCTCCGGCCGCACCGCACTCGTGACCGGCTCCTCGCGCGGGCTCGGCCGCGCCATCGCCGAGGGCATGGCCAAGGCCGGCGCGAAGATCATCGTCAACGGCGTCGATGCCAAGCGCGTCGAGCAGGCCGTCGCCGAATTCCGCGCTGCCGGGCATCAGGCCGAAGGCGCGGCCTTCAACGTCACCGACGAGCCCGCCATCGTCGCCGCCTTCAACGACTTCGACAGACAAGGCCTCGCCGTCGACATCGTCGTCAACAATGCCGGCATCCAGCACCGCAAGCCGCTGGTGGAATTCACCACCGACGAATGGCGCAAGGTGATCGAGACCAACCTGACCAGCGCCTTCGTGATCGGCCGTGAGGCGGCCAAGCGCATGATCCCGCGCAAGCACGGCAAGATCATCAACATCGGCTCGCTCGGCAGCGAGCTCGCGCGCCCGACCATCGCGCCCTACACGGCCGCCAAGGGCGGCATCAAGAACCTGACCCGCTCGATGGCGGTGGAATGGGCCCAGCACGGCATCCAGGCCAACGCGATCGGCCCCGGCTACATGCTCACCGACATGAACGAGGCGCTGGTCAACAACGCCGACTTCAACAACTGGCTGATGGGCCGCATCCCGTCAAAACGCTGGGGCAAGCCGGATGAGCTGGTCGGCGCCGCGATCTTCCTCGCCTCAGACGCATCCACCTATGTCAACGGCCAGATCATCTATGTCGATGGCGGCATGATCGCCGCGATGTAATCGCCAACAGGGAACGAGACCATGCGCGCCGTCGTCATTCACGCCCCGAAAGACCTCCGGATCGACAGCTATCCCGACGCGGAGCCCGGCCCGGGCGAGGTCCGCGTCAAGATCGCCAATGGCGGCATCTGCGGCTCCGATCTGCACTACTACCATCACGGCGGTTTCGGCGTCGTGCGCATCCAGCAGCCGATGGCGCTGGGGCATGAGATCGCCGGCGTGGTTGCGGCGGTGGGCGACGGCGTCACCAGCGTGAAGGCAGGCACCCGCGTCGCGGTCAATCCGAGCAAGCCGTGCGGGGCGTGCCTGCATTGCCAGGAGGGCATGCGCAACCAGTGCCTCGACATGCGCTTCCTCGGCAGCGCGATGCGCTTTCCACATGTGCAGGGCGGCTTTCGCGAGTTCATCACCGTCGACGCGACCCAGGCCGTGCCGATCGCGGACAAGCTCTCGCTGGCGGAAGCCGCGGTCGCCGAGCCGCTCGCAGTGTGCCTGCATGCCGGCAAGCAGGCCGGCCCTCTCCTCGGCAAGCGCGTGCTGATTACCGGCTGCGGCCCGATCGGCGCGCTGATGATTCTTGTCTCACGCTTCGGCGGCGCGTCCGAGATCGTGGTGACGGATGTGGCCGATGCGCCGCTCGCGGTCGCCAAAAAGCTCGGCGCCACGCACGCGATCAACGTCGCGAGCAATGCCGCCGCGCTCGATCCCTGGCGCACCGGCAAGGGCGTGTTCGACACGCTGTTCGAGGCCTCGGGCAATCAGGCCGCGCTGCGCACCGCGCTTGACGTGCTCAGGCCCGGCGCGACGCTGGTGCAGCTCGGCCTCGGCGGCGAGATGACGCTGCCGATCAACACCATCGTCGCCAAGGAATTGCAGCTCCGCGGCACCTTCCGCTTCGATCCCGAGTTCGAGCTGGCAGTGCGGCTGATGGGCGACGGCCTGATCGACGTCAAGCCGCTGATCACGGCGACCATGCCGTTCGAGAACGCGGTCGTCGCCTTCGAGCTCGCCAGCGACCGCTCGCAATCGATGAAGGTGCAACTAACCTTCTAAGCTACTGGCTCTCGACCAGGCTTTCGCTCACGAGCCGAACGGCCCCTCGTTTCCACGAATAGTCCGCGCCCATGCGCAGACCGCTATCCCCGCGCGCCAGCACCGCGCCGGTCCTGGCATCGCGGACCTGGAAGCCCAGGGTATATTCGGTGCGGCTGACCCGCCGCACCACGCCGATCAGCGACTGATCCGCGCCGAGCTTCTGCGCGATCGATGCCTCGCAACCGTTGCAATCGCGCAAGGCGTGCGCCTTGGCCGCCTCGCCGCCAATCTCGACGATGCGATAGCGGCCGGATTGACTGAGCACCTCGCGCACGCCGGCCGTGACTTCGGTGAGGTACGACGCATCCGACGCGGCTGACGCGCCCGCTGATGCGGCGGTCGTGTCCTCCAGCTCGAAATCGAACACCGCAAGCGCGACCGGCGCGGGCGTGCCGAGCGCGGCCATCACCTCGCGCGAGACAAAAATCTCGGCGCGCTCCCATGATTCATCATTGTCGCCGCGAAAAGTGTAGAGCTTGTCCATCACCAGCTTTTTGGCGCCGACGTCGATCACGGCGACCTTGGCCCATTGCACCAGCGTGCTGGTCTTCTGGATGCCGCCGATCACCTTGAACGCCGCGCCGTCCTGGGCCGACGGCGCCAGCCGATAACGGCCGTCCGCGCCGATGTCCCGCCTGAGCGCTGCCATGAATGCCGACAGCCGCCGCTCGTGGGCGGCGGTCTGGTTGGCCGGTTCGGCCGACGTATCGGTATAGCTGAAATCGTCCATGGCGACGCCAATGGCGGCCTCGGCGCCGGCCGGCGAAGTGGCCACCGGGAGGACGAGGAAGAAAAGCGCAGAGAGGATCAATCGGGTGCGGTGCATGCGGGCCTCATGTGATGGAGCGGCGGCGCAATCTGGCGGGCAGCCCCGCGCCATGCAGCCGCACCGGTCCCGATCAGCGCCGGGAAAATTTCACGACATTGCAGTGCGGTAAAGCGTAACGCTTTGCGCGGCTTGCGTTCTGCCGTTTAATGCGCGGGCGACAAACCCGTTCGCCAGGTGCCCGCCGATGTGGAACCGTCCGAGGTTCGATCTCAAGGTCCGACTGACGTTGCGCGTGGCCGCCATATCGGCCGCCTGCTTCGCCGCGATCTCCGCCTATTTCCTCATCACGGCCGACCGCGCCGCCCATGCGCGGATCGACAGCATCGCCGCCATCGTGGCGAAGTCGCTGGAGCTGCAGCAGGGCAAGGTCCAGTGGGTGGCCGCCCCGCGCGCGGACTTTCCGAATCTCGATCCCGTGGCGGCCTATGTGATGACGCCCGGCCTGTGTCTGGCCGTCCGCGGCACCGACGGCGACATGCTCCAGCGCTTCTGTAGCGGTGTGCCTCCGGCAACGCCGCCGCCGCAGGCCTTCACGGCGTTCTATCGCAGCCTGTTCGACCCCGGCCGCGAGGCGGCTCGGCCGGTGATCGTGCGCGGAGCAAAGCTCGGCGATGCCGTGGTCTGGCTCGATCCGACGGTGCAGACGGCCGAAGCCTGGCACGAGGCCGGCCGGCTGATGCTGGCGCTCGCAATCGCCCTGCCGCTATTGTGCGTCCTGGTTTACGCCGCGCTGGCGCGGGCGCTGCGCCCAACCCACATGATCCGCACCGGCCTCGAACGGGTCGCCGCCGGCGACCTCACCGCGCGGCTGCCGCCGTTCGACCTCGCCGAGCTGTCCGCCATCCGCGACGTCTTCAACCATCTCGCCGAAAGCCTCGACACTGCGCTCGCCGAGCGCAACGAGCTGACGCGTAAACTGATCGCGCTCCAGGACGAGGAGCGCCGTCATCTGGCGCGCGAGCTGCACGACGAGTTCGGCCAGTCGCTGGCCGCCATCCGCGCGCTCGCCTCCTCCGCCCGCCAGACCGCCGCGCAGGATTGTCCTGCCCTGCTCGGCGAATGCGATGGCATCGCGCGGACCGCGACCGGCATGATGGAGACGCTGCGCGGCGCGCTGTTCCGGCTGCGCCCGCCCGACGTCGAGGAGCTCGGGCTCGTCGCCAGTCTCGAAGGCCTGGTCGCAGGGTGGAATGGACGCAGCCGCGGCGAGACGCGCTTTGCGATCCGTTTCGACGGCACGTTCGAGACCCTGCCGGCCACGATCAGCGCCAATCTCTACCGCATCGTGCAGGAGGCGCTCACCAACGCCGCCAAGCATGCCGGCGCCACCAAGGTCAGCCTGGAACTGACGATGCGCCCTGAGGAGATCGCGCTCGCGATCGACGATGACGGACGCTCGGCCGATCCCGCCGGGAAATCCGGAATGGGCCTGCTCGGCATGCGCGAGCGTGTCGCGGCCTTGCGCGGCCGGCTGAGCTTCGAGCCGGGACCGAACGGCGGCTCGGCGCTGCGCGTCGTCATTCCGCTTGCGGCCGCCGATCGGCCGGTGCTGGAGCACGCGGCATGACCGCGACGATTCTGCTGGTCGACGATCATTCCGTCGTGCGCGAGGGCTACCGCTCCGTGCTCGAGAAGCAGCCGGGCCTGCGCGTCGTCGCCGAGGCGTCCGACGGCGCCGAGGCCTACCGGCTGTTCAAATCCGAGGCGCCCGACCTCGTCATCATGGATCTGAGCATGCCCGGCATCGGCGGCATCGAGGCCGTCAGGCGCATCAGGCAATGGGACAAGTCCGCACGGATCCTCGTCTTCACCATGCACCAGAACGCCGGTTTCGCCGTGCAGGCGATCCGCGCTGGCGCGCGCGGCTACGTCACCAAGATGAGCCCGCCGGAGACGCTGGTGCGCGCGGTGATGGACGTGCTGGCCGGCAAGATCGCCATCAGCCCCGACATCGACCACGAGCTGGCGCTGAGCCGCATCAGCGGCGAGAGCTCGGCCGCCGACGTGCTCACGCCGCGCGAATTCGAGGTGCTGCGGCTGTTGCTCGCCGAGAACACGACGGAGGAGATCGCCGAGACGCTGCATGTCAGCCCAAAGACGGTCGCCAACCTGCATTCGCTGATCAAGGACAAGCTCGGCGTCGGCTCCGACATCGAGCTGGTCCGGCTGGCGTTGCGTCAGGGACTTCTGACAGAGGTCGATCTCGGTGAGACTCGATCGATCAGGCCAGATAACGCGTGAGATAGCCTTCCATGGCGTAGAGCGCGCAGAGCGCGAGGCTCGACCACACCGCGGCGCTGAAATACAGGAACATCCAGGTCAGCTCGCCCTTCCAGTGCGCGATGTCGTGGGTCACCACCCAGCGCGTCGAGACGTCATGCAGGCCTTCGAGCAAGCCAAGGAATCTGTTGCCCTCGGCGTGCCCTGCCCGCCAGCGGCTGAGATACATCGGCACGTCGACGGTGACGAGGAAGGCGAGGAAGCAGGCGATGCCGACGATGCCGGCGATCAGCGCCCAGCGCACCGGCCCCTGGAATTCCGGCATCAGGCGGCACAGCGCGATGCCGGCGAGGAAGAAGGTCACCGCCCACAGCGAGTTCTCGATCGCGTTGTAGAGGAAGTTGGTGGTCACGACCGCGTACCAGGAGAAGCACTCCGCGACGATGATCACCGGCACGATCAACCACGCGATGGTCACCACGGTTTCCGCGCCGGTCATGGTGCCAAACTGGTGCAGGATGATGGCCCATTGTGCCGCGAAGCAGACTTCGGCCACGGTCGCGACCGTGCGACCGACGAAGACGCTCGACAGCCAGGTGTCGAACAGGCAGATGCGCTGCACGTCGGCGCGCGGCAGCACCGAGCGGAAAGCGCAGCCGAACACATAGGCGGCGCAGAGCAGGAACATCAGGCCGATATCAGAGCCGCCGCCGACGCTCCCTGCGACCGTCGGATAGAACTCGCGATACAGCATGAACCAGACGAGGATGTTGGCGGCACTGACCAGCGTCAGGGACCCCCACCACCACGCGAGGGGATTTGACCGCGCCTGCCACTGCAACATGATTCGCTCCGCTGTAATCGACGTGACATGTCCTCGTAATAATAATGTCACAAGACGCCACGCAATCACGACAAAAATTTGTGCGCTTGAGCGTTCCGGGCGCGCTTGGGGCGACACCGAAGACGGCGAAACGCCGTCCGCATAGTGGACGGTTTTGGAGCCATCTTCGATTTTATTGGACAAAGTCGCACCCCACGTTCGATATTCGAGCATGTCCCGCGCTTCCTCATCCAAACGGCGTCTTCCACACGCGACCGCCGCCGCGGTGCTCGCGGCGAGCACCGATGACGCCGCCTTCGC
The genomic region above belongs to Bradyrhizobium arachidis and contains:
- a CDS encoding arsenic transporter — its product is MPSDAIWAWSIIVAATACVIIRPFRLPEAIWAVIGAAALVLLGFLPWQDALTGIEKGIDVYLFLIGMMLIAELARLEGLFDYLAALAVEYADGSPQRLFLLIYLVGTLVTVLLSNDATAIVLTPAVYAATRAAGAKPLPYLFVCAFIANAASFVLPISNPANLVVFGSRMPHLTEWLRQFALPSLASIVLTYIVLRLTQHRALKEESIERRVPHKVLSRGGKLTAIGIAAIGVVLITASALDKQLGLPTFICGAVTTGLVLLLSRQSPVPVLKHVSWSVLPLVGGLFVMVEALIKTGVIGQLSALLHQAVAQSVPKAAWSVGIATAIADNIANNLPVGLVAGSIVAADHLPTSVVSAILIGVDLGPNFSITGSLATILWLVALRREKIEVGAWPFLKLGLLVTPPALIAALAAAIH
- a CDS encoding MFS transporter, which encodes MSTMAMPQPTASEAAVRYLITNYSPKGNKVGWLMMASILVEAWDLYSIAFVLIFIREQYNPDPLMLGLAAAGTQGGALIGALLGGWLSDKIGRRVMFLVTMVLFIVLALAQAFVPNVTWLVVIRFLLGIPLGSDISTGYTYIMESMAKGEREVMGNRWQFMFAVGEVLTIGVIVIFLLIDMQHEMLWRVTLGLGAVPALIILIMRHDVPETAVWLVQKGRYREAKQVAREMFNDNLDMLPDHDVEVPKVSTRAFLADLKKDPIRWRATLYGWIACFAQGSEFSTFAFYLPVLFVMVGVSSVLGNNLVTMALFCFAALSGWVGPLLTPKIGHRGIAIAGFGIVLASLLVAAFALYTDNKMLLPFAAAAMLWGHYWDASNCMTIPTMVAKPKYRGTASGFAYMFVKLPSFLAIFLFPSLFAAIGQANATLFVAIFPLIGLLAAIFILPEVYGYEND
- a CDS encoding GntR family transcriptional regulator, whose amino-acid sequence is MTMLELQHITGFGRTPVHHAVNRLSADTLIIIRPRHGLHIAPIDLARERMLLALRRDMERFVIRLAADRASLSHRNQALHIERLLRERRATLTLDEFNSLDRRIDALVLEAAGEPFLVHTLRPLHTLYRRIGYIHHRFMPGQADLSGTIDHHLGILNAVANRRAEDAVKASDALIDYMGSMFTGMEAGIDPRLLDCSIEPLLGT
- a CDS encoding mandelate racemase/muconate lactonizing enzyme family protein — translated: MKITSIETLRTEEFSNVIWVRIHTDAGVIGLGETFYGAGAVEAQIHDTFAGRLLGRNPLHIEAIHRDMLNLPMAQSSTGVEYRAASAIDIALWDLFGKVCNQPVHQMLGGLCRDKQRIYNTCAGTQYVRSTNISPVANWNLGASKGPYEDLDGFMNHADALAESLLESGISAMKIWPFDPAAQENKGLYITAAQMKQAIEPFEKIRKAVGDKMEIMVELHSLWNLPTAKQIARALEPYKPTWYEDPIRMNSPQALAEYARSTDVWVCASETLGSRFPYKDMLDRDAMHVVMADLCWTGGLTEGRKIAAMAETYHRPFAPHDCIGPIGFIAAIHMSFSQPNTLIQESVRAFYKGWYNELVTTMPTIKDGYVFPMEGPGLGVDLLPAVFDRTDLTVRRSNV
- a CDS encoding glucose 1-dehydrogenase — its product is MSTTLFDLSGRTALVTGSSRGLGRAIAEGMAKAGAKIIVNGVDAKRVEQAVAEFRAAGHQAEGAAFNVTDEPAIVAAFNDFDRQGLAVDIVVNNAGIQHRKPLVEFTTDEWRKVIETNLTSAFVIGREAAKRMIPRKHGKIINIGSLGSELARPTIAPYTAAKGGIKNLTRSMAVEWAQHGIQANAIGPGYMLTDMNEALVNNADFNNWLMGRIPSKRWGKPDELVGAAIFLASDASTYVNGQIIYVDGGMIAAM
- a CDS encoding L-idonate 5-dehydrogenase, which translates into the protein MRAVVIHAPKDLRIDSYPDAEPGPGEVRVKIANGGICGSDLHYYHHGGFGVVRIQQPMALGHEIAGVVAAVGDGVTSVKAGTRVAVNPSKPCGACLHCQEGMRNQCLDMRFLGSAMRFPHVQGGFREFITVDATQAVPIADKLSLAEAAVAEPLAVCLHAGKQAGPLLGKRVLITGCGPIGALMILVSRFGGASEIVVTDVADAPLAVAKKLGATHAINVASNAAALDPWRTGKGVFDTLFEASGNQAALRTALDVLRPGATLVQLGLGGEMTLPINTIVAKELQLRGTFRFDPEFELAVRLMGDGLIDVKPLITATMPFENAVVAFELASDRSQSMKVQLTF
- a CDS encoding DUF3280 domain-containing protein, whose protein sequence is MHRTRLILSALFFLVLPVATSPAGAEAAIGVAMDDFSYTDTSAEPANQTAAHERRLSAFMAALRRDIGADGRYRLAPSAQDGAAFKVIGGIQKTSTLVQWAKVAVIDVGAKKLVMDKLYTFRGDNDESWERAEIFVSREVMAALGTPAPVALAVFDFELEDTTAASAGASAASDASYLTEVTAGVREVLSQSGRYRIVEIGGEAAKAHALRDCNGCEASIAQKLGADQSLIGVVRRVSRTEYTLGFQVRDARTGAVLARGDSGLRMGADYSWKRGAVRLVSESLVESQ
- a CDS encoding sensor histidine kinase; this encodes MWNRPRFDLKVRLTLRVAAISAACFAAISAYFLITADRAAHARIDSIAAIVAKSLELQQGKVQWVAAPRADFPNLDPVAAYVMTPGLCLAVRGTDGDMLQRFCSGVPPATPPPQAFTAFYRSLFDPGREAARPVIVRGAKLGDAVVWLDPTVQTAEAWHEAGRLMLALAIALPLLCVLVYAALARALRPTHMIRTGLERVAAGDLTARLPPFDLAELSAIRDVFNHLAESLDTALAERNELTRKLIALQDEERRHLARELHDEFGQSLAAIRALASSARQTAAQDCPALLGECDGIARTATGMMETLRGALFRLRPPDVEELGLVASLEGLVAGWNGRSRGETRFAIRFDGTFETLPATISANLYRIVQEALTNAAKHAGATKVSLELTMRPEEIALAIDDDGRSADPAGKSGMGLLGMRERVAALRGRLSFEPGPNGGSALRVVIPLAAADRPVLEHAA
- a CDS encoding response regulator, encoding MTATILLVDDHSVVREGYRSVLEKQPGLRVVAEASDGAEAYRLFKSEAPDLVIMDLSMPGIGGIEAVRRIRQWDKSARILVFTMHQNAGFAVQAIRAGARGYVTKMSPPETLVRAVMDVLAGKIAISPDIDHELALSRISGESSAADVLTPREFEVLRLLLAENTTEEIAETLHVSPKTVANLHSLIKDKLGVGSDIELVRLALRQGLLTEVDLGETRSIRPDNA